One genomic window of Arachis hypogaea cultivar Tifrunner chromosome 8, arahy.Tifrunner.gnm2.J5K5, whole genome shotgun sequence includes the following:
- the LOC112706181 gene encoding uncharacterized protein isoform X1 — protein sequence MAMCRCVDVVDVLVGKKKKKDKGAERSSKKGHVNTLLVKVEEAKTSSGSPACDVKPLTGEVVVPCDIPKNSRCNMRVMNLESPLKTETEEAYEGEDEREDSHSLKRDLSDIDLQAHEAAVSREVRSDRSPATDKETKYSEKSGELVQSGHVSDPGIIGREDFWDSPKLTRSCSNLERRDVLGNTIHQFPDSKSQSFENLQELTAGKVAANLESPRSVMTHCSADRVMLRRHSSSQVLPSGSKRLWWKMFLWSHRNIHRPIPSKSTQVNPGVAATHNPYGYSSDTLEPKHKQSPRNVESPSPRSSNGEYFRKSYSDKNIDHQRRSRFQEESFGFWPQNQWVAFSGGSSSFNRVEEWVHDLEIQQVPPEDNFDNDNVGNIEFPPSPNAGRSMSRTVSQLSHHTDANLSKEILHANSLVQSLNPASTVAHISGVGIKAIPGISHFSSLRSVNLSNNFIVQIVPGLLPKGIHTLNLSRNKISTIEGLRDLTRLRVLDLSYNRISRIGQGLSNCTLIKELYLAGNKISDVQGLHRLLKLTVLDLSFNKITTTKALGELVANYNSLQALNLLGNPVQNNISDEQLRKSVCSLLPKLGYLNKQAIKPQRAREVLTDSVAKAALGDSSRNYNRKSPKRGNHGGPSSSNAHRSSTSVVQKSKSMPKLRTRKH from the exons ATGGCCATGTGTAGGTGTGTCGATGTTGTTGATGTTTTGgttgggaagaagaagaagaaagacaag GGTGCTGAACGGTCTTCAAAGAAAGGACACGTTAACACTCTACTTGTTAAAGTAGAAGAGGCTAAGACGTCCTCGGGTTCACCAGCTTGCGATGTGAAGCCACTCACCGGAGAAGTTGTAGTTCCTTGTGATATCCCGAAGAATTCAAGGTGCAACATGAGGGTCATGAATCTTGAGAGTCCTCTAAAGACTGAGACTGAGGAAGCTTATGAAGGGGAAGACGAGCGCGAAGATTCGCATTCCCTCAAAAGGGATCTATCTGATATTGATCTCCAAGCTCATGAAGCTGCTGTGTCAAGGGAAGTAAGGTCTGATCGAAGTCCAGCAACGGATAAAGAGACGAAATACAGCGAAAAGAGCGGCGAACTAGTGCAAAGTGGGCATGTCAGTGATCCTGGGATTATTGGGAGGGAAGACTTCTGGGATTCTCCCAAGCTCACTCGATCATGCTCAAACCTGGAAAGAAGGGATGTTCTTGGTAATACAATTCATCAATTCCCAGATTCAAAGTCGCAATCTTTCGAGAATTTACAGGAACTTACAGCAGGTAAAGTGGCTGCTAATCTTGAAAGCCCCAGGTCTGTGATGACTCACTGCAGTGCTGATAGAGTTATGTTGAGAAGGCATTCCTCAAGCCAAGTTCTTCCTTCCGGAAGCAAGAGACTCTGGTGGAAGATGTTCCTCTGGAGCCATAGGAACATACATAGACCTATTCCAAGCAAATCAACACAGGTGAATCCTGGTGTGGCTGCAACGCACAATCCATACGGGTACTCTTCCGACACCCTTGAACCGAAGCACAAGCAATCACCAAGAAATGTGGAATCACCCTCACCAAGGTCATCAAATGGTGAATACTTTCGCAAAAGCTATAGTGATAAAAACATTGATCACCAAAGGAGGAGCAGATTCCAGGAGGAGAGTTTCGGTTTTTGGCCACAGAATCAATGGGTAGCCTTCTCAGGAGGATCATCATCCTTCAATAGAGTGGAGGAGTGGGTGCATGATCTTGAAATTCAGCAGGTGCCTCCAGAGGATAATTTTGATAATGACAATGTGGGAAACATTGAGTTCCCACCTTCTCCTAATGCTGGTAGATCAATGTCAAGAACCGTATCTCAGTTAAGTCACCATACAGATGCAAATCTTTCAAAGGAGATTCTGCATGCCAATAGTTTGGTCCAATCCCTAAATCCAGCCTCAACTGTGGCTCATATATCTGGTGTTGGTATAAAAGCGATTCCTGGTATTTCACACTTCTCCAGCCTCCGCTCTGTCAATTTGTCCAACAATTTCATAG TTCAAATTGTGCCTGGACTTCTCCCAAAGGGTATTCATACACTTAATTTGTCAAGAAATAAGATCAGCACCATTGAGGGGCTTAGAGATTTAACCCGGTTACGAGTACTTGACTTGAGTTACAATCGCATCTCAAGAATTGGACAAG GTTTATCAAATTGCACACTTATCAAAGAGCTATATCTTGCTGGGAATAAGATAAGTGATGTTCAGGGACTACACAGATTACTGAAGCTAACAGTTCTGGATTTgagcttcaacaagatcacaacaACAAAAGCATTAGGGGAACTTGTAGCTAACTACAACTCACTTCAGGCCTTGAATCTGCTTGGAAATCCAGTTCAAAACAACATCAGTGACGAGCAGTTGCGGAAATCAGTTTGCAGTCTTCTTCCGAAGCTTGGATACCTGAACAAGCAAGCCATCAAGCCTCAGAGGGCACGAGAAGTACTCACTGACAGTGTTGCCAAAGCTGCACTTGGTGACAGCAGCCGGAACTACAACCGAAAATCACCGAAGAGAGGCAACCATGGAGGTCCCAGTTCCTCAAATGCGCATAGAAGCAGTACTAGTGTTGTCCAGAAAAGTAAGAGCATGCCAAAGCTCCGAACAAGAAAGCATTAG
- the LOC112706181 gene encoding uncharacterized protein isoform X2 yields MRVMNLESPLKTETEEAYEGEDEREDSHSLKRDLSDIDLQAHEAAVSREVRSDRSPATDKETKYSEKSGELVQSGHVSDPGIIGREDFWDSPKLTRSCSNLERRDVLGNTIHQFPDSKSQSFENLQELTAGKVAANLESPRSVMTHCSADRVMLRRHSSSQVLPSGSKRLWWKMFLWSHRNIHRPIPSKSTQVNPGVAATHNPYGYSSDTLEPKHKQSPRNVESPSPRSSNGEYFRKSYSDKNIDHQRRSRFQEESFGFWPQNQWVAFSGGSSSFNRVEEWVHDLEIQQVPPEDNFDNDNVGNIEFPPSPNAGRSMSRTVSQLSHHTDANLSKEILHANSLVQSLNPASTVAHISGVGIKAIPGISHFSSLRSVNLSNNFIVQIVPGLLPKGIHTLNLSRNKISTIEGLRDLTRLRVLDLSYNRISRIGQGLSNCTLIKELYLAGNKISDVQGLHRLLKLTVLDLSFNKITTTKALGELVANYNSLQALNLLGNPVQNNISDEQLRKSVCSLLPKLGYLNKQAIKPQRAREVLTDSVAKAALGDSSRNYNRKSPKRGNHGGPSSSNAHRSSTSVVQKSKSMPKLRTRKH; encoded by the exons ATGAGGGTCATGAATCTTGAGAGTCCTCTAAAGACTGAGACTGAGGAAGCTTATGAAGGGGAAGACGAGCGCGAAGATTCGCATTCCCTCAAAAGGGATCTATCTGATATTGATCTCCAAGCTCATGAAGCTGCTGTGTCAAGGGAAGTAAGGTCTGATCGAAGTCCAGCAACGGATAAAGAGACGAAATACAGCGAAAAGAGCGGCGAACTAGTGCAAAGTGGGCATGTCAGTGATCCTGGGATTATTGGGAGGGAAGACTTCTGGGATTCTCCCAAGCTCACTCGATCATGCTCAAACCTGGAAAGAAGGGATGTTCTTGGTAATACAATTCATCAATTCCCAGATTCAAAGTCGCAATCTTTCGAGAATTTACAGGAACTTACAGCAGGTAAAGTGGCTGCTAATCTTGAAAGCCCCAGGTCTGTGATGACTCACTGCAGTGCTGATAGAGTTATGTTGAGAAGGCATTCCTCAAGCCAAGTTCTTCCTTCCGGAAGCAAGAGACTCTGGTGGAAGATGTTCCTCTGGAGCCATAGGAACATACATAGACCTATTCCAAGCAAATCAACACAGGTGAATCCTGGTGTGGCTGCAACGCACAATCCATACGGGTACTCTTCCGACACCCTTGAACCGAAGCACAAGCAATCACCAAGAAATGTGGAATCACCCTCACCAAGGTCATCAAATGGTGAATACTTTCGCAAAAGCTATAGTGATAAAAACATTGATCACCAAAGGAGGAGCAGATTCCAGGAGGAGAGTTTCGGTTTTTGGCCACAGAATCAATGGGTAGCCTTCTCAGGAGGATCATCATCCTTCAATAGAGTGGAGGAGTGGGTGCATGATCTTGAAATTCAGCAGGTGCCTCCAGAGGATAATTTTGATAATGACAATGTGGGAAACATTGAGTTCCCACCTTCTCCTAATGCTGGTAGATCAATGTCAAGAACCGTATCTCAGTTAAGTCACCATACAGATGCAAATCTTTCAAAGGAGATTCTGCATGCCAATAGTTTGGTCCAATCCCTAAATCCAGCCTCAACTGTGGCTCATATATCTGGTGTTGGTATAAAAGCGATTCCTGGTATTTCACACTTCTCCAGCCTCCGCTCTGTCAATTTGTCCAACAATTTCATAG TTCAAATTGTGCCTGGACTTCTCCCAAAGGGTATTCATACACTTAATTTGTCAAGAAATAAGATCAGCACCATTGAGGGGCTTAGAGATTTAACCCGGTTACGAGTACTTGACTTGAGTTACAATCGCATCTCAAGAATTGGACAAG GTTTATCAAATTGCACACTTATCAAAGAGCTATATCTTGCTGGGAATAAGATAAGTGATGTTCAGGGACTACACAGATTACTGAAGCTAACAGTTCTGGATTTgagcttcaacaagatcacaacaACAAAAGCATTAGGGGAACTTGTAGCTAACTACAACTCACTTCAGGCCTTGAATCTGCTTGGAAATCCAGTTCAAAACAACATCAGTGACGAGCAGTTGCGGAAATCAGTTTGCAGTCTTCTTCCGAAGCTTGGATACCTGAACAAGCAAGCCATCAAGCCTCAGAGGGCACGAGAAGTACTCACTGACAGTGTTGCCAAAGCTGCACTTGGTGACAGCAGCCGGAACTACAACCGAAAATCACCGAAGAGAGGCAACCATGGAGGTCCCAGTTCCTCAAATGCGCATAGAAGCAGTACTAGTGTTGTCCAGAAAAGTAAGAGCATGCCAAAGCTCCGAACAAGAAAGCATTAG
- the LOC112706182 gene encoding protein WHAT'S THIS FACTOR 1 homolog, chloroplastic, with protein sequence MASRFFFLLRTNAINKPSKALIPTLPNPIFSIFSSQLSTSFLVTKTPKKLRKKRKKKDSPRTKRVQTQPNLIPHLERIVERDALFRFINKTKQFLSAQPEHVLRLDDAGKLHRELGFPRGRNVTRFILRHPLLLQTYRHTDGKMWLGFTDLMENLLMEEQAIMDSMEQDRVAKVRKLLMMTSQKRVPLSKIHHCRTVFGIPDDFRDRVKKYPNYFRVVDGGGGKRVLELVNWDPLLAVSAIEREFVVDEDGAKRKFRFPVKYGRDLGLELEDTRKLNLLNTLPLVSPYSDGSKLDVWTIEAEKFRVGVVHEFLSLTLEKKASIHHLVEFKEEFCLTKHTYHMLLKQPRAFYLAGTEMNWVVFLKDAYDESGNLVDKDPQVMFNEKLFKYAQMQEMETGSEAEIEMQ encoded by the coding sequence ATGGCTTCGCGCTTTTTCTTCCTCCTCCGTACCAACGCCATCAATAAACCCTCCAAAGCCCTAATCCCAACCCTTCCAAACCCTATTTTCTCCATTTTCAGTTCGCAATTGTCCACCTCCTTCCTCGTCACCAAAACCCCAAAGAAGCTCCGAAAGAAGCGCAAGAAAAAGGACAGTCCAAGAACCAAGCGCGTTCAGACCCAACCCAACCTCATTCCTCACCTTGAGCGCATTGTCGAACGCGACGCGCTCTTCAGATTCATCAACAAAACCAAGCAATTCCTCTCCGCGCAACCGGAGCACGTGCTACGCCTCGACGACGCCGGGAAACTCCATCGCGAGCTAGGGTTCCCTCGCGGCCGCAATGTTACGCGCTTCATACTCCGCCACCCGCTTCTCCTCCAGACCTACCGCCACACCGACGGCAAGATGTGGTTAGGGTTCACTGATCTCATGGAAAACCTTCTCATGGAGGAGCAGGCAATCATGGATTCCATGGAGCAAGACCGCGTTGCAAAGGTACGAAAATTGCTCATGATGACGTCACAAAAGCGTGTTCCTTTAAGCAAAATTCACCACTGTAGAACCGTGTTCGGCATACCTGACGATTTCAGGGATCGGGTGAAGAAATACCCGAATTACTTTCGGGTCGTGGATGGTGGTGGCGGAAAGAGGGTCCTTGAGTTGGTTAATTGGGATCCTCTGTTAGCGGTGAGTGCAATTGAGAGGGAATTCGTGGTTGATGAGGATGGTGCTAAGAGGAAGTTTAGGTTTCCGGTGAAGTATGGTAGGGATTTGGGTTTGGAATTGGAGGATACTAGGAAGCTGAACTTGTTGAACACTTTGCCTTTGGTTTCGCCTTATTCGGATGGGTCGAAGTTGGATGTGTGGACCATTGAAGCGGAGAAGTTTAGGGTTGGTGTGGTTCATGAATTTTTGAGCTTGACATTGGAGAAGAAGGCATCAATTCACCACCTTGTGGAGTTCAAGGAAGAGTTTTGTTTGACAAAGCATACTTACCATATGCTGTTGAAGCAGCCAAGGGCATTTTATTTGGCGGGGACTGAGATGAACTGGGTTGTGTTCCTGAAGGATGCTTATGATGAGAGTGGTAATTTGGTTGATAAGGATCCACAGGTGATGTTCAATGAGAAGTTGTTTAAGTACGCTCAGATGCAAGAAATGGAAACTGGTTCTGAGGCTGAGATAGAAATGCAATGA